TTGCCCCATGAGCTTAGAACAATTTTTCAAATTTTATTTTGATGCCTTAGAGGTAGGCAAACATTTCCCGTTATACGAAATGAATTATCGGAATAACAACAAGACAAAAAAATAATAAAAAACAAGAAAACATTTGACGAGTTTTCTGAAGCTCTAAAACGATCTCAGTTAAAAGATTTCAAGAATAGATTTTAAATTTTCATAATAGACTCCGATCGCCCTCTATAAGAGCGATAAATTCATTTCCGAATGAATTAAAAACAATCACTTCGATGTATAAAATTAAGCTCGAAAAAACCATGCTATAAGTTTCTCATGAATTCTTCGGAGGAATTTATGCAAGTACTGAAGAGACTTTCTAATCAAGAACTTGAAGCGAATCTTAAAGATCTCGTCCAAAAGGAGCGTAAGCTTCTTCATGTAATTCTTGAGCATATTAAAGAAATTGATTCGAGAAGGCTTTATTTGGGAAGAGCTTATTCCTCATTGTATGAATATTTGATCAAAGAATTTGGTTACTCTGGATCGGCCGCCATGAGAAGAATTGAAGCTGCGAGACTTTTAAATGAAGTACCTGCTATGGCTCAAAAAATTCAGGAAGGTTCTTTGAATCTTTCTCAAATCGGTGAACTTTCCCGTTCCATTAAAGAAAAAGAGAAAACGACGGGCCAAAAAGTATCCTCACTTCAAAAGCGTGAACTTGTCGCAAAGATTGAAAGTAAAACGACACTGGACACTCAAAAAGAATTAGCGTTAGCTTTGGATTTACCAGTCAAAGAATTTGAGAAGCAAAAGATGCAACAGAATGAATCTTTGCGCCTAGAAATCACTTTAAGCAAAGAACAATACCAAAAGCTTCTTCAGTGCAAAGACTTGGCGGCGCATTTGTTGGAACAAAACCATAAGGATTCCTCTTGGGCCTCTTTATTCGAGTTGCTGGCCGATCAATATTTGCGAAAGACTTTCAGAAAAAGCCATACAGAAAATTCAAAAGTAGAAACATCGAAAGAAGATACGGCAATAGACGTAAATGTACACGGTTCTGCGACGCAAACCAATTCTACAACGCTTAGCAGAACCGATGCGGTGGTGAATGATTATAATAAAACGTTAACTCCGAAAACTCGTAAGCTCATTCTACAGCGAGATGCTTGCTGCCAGTATCGCGCCCCTCAAACTGGAAAGATTTGTCAGAGCACTTATGGTTTGCAGATCGATCATAAAACGTCGCGTTGGATTGGTGGTGGCAATGAAGCCCGGAATCTGCAAGTTCTTTGTGGAAAACATAATCGATATAAATACAACAAAGAAAATGGGCTTAGGAGTTTGCGCTAAAGCCCAATCAATCAATCAATCAATCAATCAAGAAAATGATCTGCGGCATTCGTTAATTTAAAAGATTTTTACGGAACCAACAAACTTGGTTCTATCACTCGATATCTGTTCTGAATTTTTTGCCAGATGTTTGAATGCGGGCCTGTGATTCCATCAATGCCTTCAGCCCCTGCGATTCCACGAAGACGTGGATCTAATCTACCGCCGGGAAGGAATTGACGAAGATCAGGACCCGTTGGATTTGCTGTCCCATTTTTTCCTGCAACACGCGCAGCGCCTGCGTATCCTCCGCCATCATCGTTGCCGTAAGAGCCGCCGTTACGAGCGGCTCCGCCACCATAAAATCCTCCACCACCGGCAGGAGCCGTTGGAGAATCCGTTGCACCACCGCCAGCACCCGCGCTCGACGCCGACTTCATTCCGCCTCCGCCAGTGCTTCCGGCGGATTCGAAATTCACCCCACTGCCTTGCTTACCATCAACATCTTCACCAGCGCCACCTGAGGGACGAGGTCCGTGTTGAATTCCTGGGAGTCCCGGAAGATCACCTGCGATATCCGCTCCCTCACCACCCGTTTTTATTCTGGATGAAGAGTCAATCTGACTGGCAACGGCCGTATCTCCACCAGCCTTTTGCTCTCCACGACAACTTGGGTCGTTCGGGTTTGAAATACAAACGCAAACCTTATTGGTTGCTGCAAACTGAGGGTTTGCACAATCTTGTGCGAGAGCCGCAGCTCCGGGACAGATTGGGTTTGTTGGATTTGTTTTACAGACTTCCATGATCGAAGGGTCCGCCGCATTGGTGTCTCCCTTCGTTTGGTTTTCACATTGAGCAGCGTTGGCTCCCGTCGCGCCGTAGTTTTTGATTGCCTGGTTTGCCTCATTGACTTTCGCAACGTAGTTATTGCAACTACGAACTTTATCTTCCGCAACAGTTTTAGGAGTTGAGCCACCCAAGCAAGACTCATTGTTTTTCGCGTAATCAACTAACTCGTTGCAAGACTTACGGCAATCACTCAAAGCATTGCTACAGTTTAAACGATACGCCGCGAGAGCGGCATTGGCCGCTTGAGAAACGTCACCCATTCCCGAACAAGCAGATTGAACACTGGATGAAGTTTGTTGTCCCATCGCCAGGGCCAACTGAGACGCTGTTCCCGAGACACTGTTTAAGCCAGAGTCATTTTTTTCATCACAGGTCGACGATGTATTTTCAATTTCCTGTTCACAGCGAGCTTTTAAACTGTCGTATTGCGATTGGCACTGCCCGCCCCCACCGGAGTTGTTATTTCCGCCATTACGATTGTTCGCCTGCCCAGAATCCGATGGTCTGGGCCTTGGAATCGGAACATTGGAACTCGGCAACTCCAAATCTGTAGGGCGCGGAGGGGGAAGTGGAATTTCACTGTCGGGAATGTAACAGGACTCAACGCATCTATCAAAAAAGCGATCATTGCCGCCTTGGTATTTTGTATTACACGCATCTACACATGCCTGATCTGTGTAGGCGTGACTGAAAAAGGGAATGAAGAGACAAAAGATCAAAAGCCGACATAACATCTTTGCGATGCTAATTCCGAAATTACCAGCAGCCATCAATCCCCCCAGAACAATATTTTCATATCTTTCCGAGAAGACCTCAAAGTTTAATGTCGAGAAATCCCGATTTGAGACGAGTTCTTTATAAAATTTCCGTCACCAAGCGAACTTACTCAATAACTTCGATTTGATCGCCTTTTTTTATCATTCCGATATTCTCAGGAATCCACAGCGTTCCAAAAAAGATATCTTTACCTTCGCGACGATATGTCGCCAAAGTTTTTAAAGGCTCAGGGCCGGAAGGCACACCTGTCATTTGATCAATTGTCGTGATTGCACAACGAGAGCATTTTTTCGGTTGAGAAAAAATCACCTCGCCCACTTTGATTCTTTTCCACTGCTCTTCTTCGTATGGAACATTTCCAGCGTAAACAATATTCGCGCGGAAGCGATCCGCACCTACCGGAGAAGGCAGACGAGAATTTAATTCTTCAAGACTCTTAAGATTCAGAATTTGCAAAGGACGTCCATCTGCAAATCGAACTTCCGGTTTCCATTCCATAGACAACGAACGGACTCGGCGCTGCGAATACGGAGCATAACGAACAAGACGGCAATTCACTCCCAAATATTGCGACAATGCCTGAGAATACAGATCTGCTTCAAGTGCCGCCTCGAAAGTATCATTCCATACTTGAACTTTCACTTTTCTTTGAAAAGAACTGTTTTTAGAAATCTTAAAGAACATTTTCTGAAAACCGATCGTCAAAGAAGCCTCATCATGAAAGACCTCCACAGTTGCAAGCTTGGGCAATGTTCTTTGCGAAATGAATTTACCGTTTTCATCAATGAGCATCCACTGACGATCGCCATCGGGACCTTCGATAGTGATCTTCATTTCTTTAAGACTTTGAGAGCGAGCGGACTTGATCGGGTAAATATAAAGTTCTTCAATCTTCATATTCTAAATGCTTTCTTTTTGTCCGCATGAAGGCAAGACATAACTCATCTTGCTGAATAAATTCATACTTGCTATTTTTCCTCTACGGATTCTATACTCAATTTGCCAAACGGCTTTGAGGCTTAGTCTGTTGCCTAAATGGACATCGTGGAGCTGATTTTTTATTCGCACGCCATCAGCTTAATTCAAGACATATCGAAAATATTTCTTCTCGCGCACGAGAATTTGCTTCTCGTTTTCGAGAATTTTGTTCCTGAACCAAGAAAGTAAAACTAATCCTGGTTTGGTCGAAAGGTCTTTTATGAGCCTCACGAAGAGCTTACGCCGCATCTTGGATGATCGAAAAATCACCGTGGCCCAAATTGCCCGACAATCGGGAGTACCAGCGAAAACGATCTATCATTGGCTGTCGGGACAACAACCTCGAAAGATGGAACATCTTTTTCGCCTCTGCGATACTTTAAATATTTCCGTCGAAGAGCTTTACGGAAGACAACGCAAAAATCCGACGAAAAATATTCTACCCAAAGAGGTCCTACTTCAGGAACTCAATGCCGGAGTCTATGAAGTGATTTTGCGTCCACTTAAAATGACTGAAGGTCCATGATGACCCTCTTTAAACTTTCGCTGATGTCTTTCTTTTTAACTATTTTCCTACTGGTTTTTGCCGAACTTAATTCTGGCACTCAATTTTTAAGGACGGAATTTATTGATCGACTTAAATTTAAAAAAGAACTTCAGCAGTTTCTCGCACAAACTCAAGAGCAGCTAGAAATACCGCAACTTTGCAGACAGCTTATGCACTCACAAACAGGCTCTTCGATCTTATATGATGGCCGAAGCCACAGAAATAGTGATGACCCCCGCTTTGAACTTTCACCGACAGGAGTACCGCCCATTCCTAGTCATTTACGGATTCAAAATTTGTGGTTGGATAAGGAAACGATACGCAGCCAAGTGCAGAAAGCAAATGGCTCTATTTACATACTTCATCGGACTCATCTTGTTTTAGAGGTCACCACGACGCAGGAACCCCTTCTTACGGAAGTCGTCACAATCCCCTTAACGGTCACGACCGGACCCGGAGATTCGTTCGTCGTGCAGGACTGCTATTCGACGAACTCTTACTGAATTATTTTTTATTATGCTCGCGGCGCTTTTCAATCTGTTCATCATCCAGAAGAGAAAGATCTTCTTTCAGCTGAAACTCAGCACCTACATAATCTGCTTTTTTATTTTGGAACGTCTCAATATCCGCATTGATGCCAGCCGCTTTATGAAGAGCCTCTGGAGTTGCGACATTCGGTCCCACTCCCGGTTCTTTTACAATCACGACTTCAAAAGTGTCAGAGTCTTTATCGTAATAAGAGACTTCGATTTGCGTGTCTTTACGAATGCTCAAAGCCGCCAGCTCTTCAGCCGTGGGTTCGCGCTTAGGTTCTGGTTTTGCTGATTTCTTTTCGGCAGCAAAACTATTTAAGGATAACATCATTGTTAGAATAATTAGAAAACGCATTTCATCGCTCCTTAAAAATTATTTTGCACTACCGCGTTTTTTTGCTTTAGAGCCTGAGTATCCACCGCCCGAAGGTGCAGAATAAGTTATTCTTTCTCCACGCGCTTCGGAAGCTGCTGCAATCGCTGCTGGTTCTGGTCTACAAGTAGGACTTGTTCCTGAACTGTCGCTGCAATTGCGACTTTGAGTATCACCGAAATAATTGTAGACCAAAGAGCCTACACCTAAAAGACGTTTGATCTGCATCAAATCTTCAAACGGAACGCCAGTGCAACCCCAAGTATTGGCCGCACCTGCTGGTCTTTTTCCATGAATAACAACGCCACGAGCACCTAGACTGTCTTGACCAGAAAGTCCTGCCAAGCCCAAAGAGTTCGAGTCGTTATAGCGGGCTCCATTGTGTCGAGCCGTGATATGAAATCCCGGAGGCGTTTTGTGAGAGTTATCAGTACTGCAAGCCTCAAGACGACGGCTCTTATCAGACCCCATTCCCCAACTGATTGGAACGGATTTTACGCAACCACCTGTTTGGTCAAAGATGTACATCGTAGGTTTTCCATCGCCTGAATAGTCATTAACAGCGATGTATTTTCCTGTCGCCAGTTTCGCCACAGGACAGCTGTTGGTGAAGCTTTTCGCTTGGGAAAAAGCGGACTTCACATGACCCGGAACACTTCCACAACTTCCTCCGCTGACGGAGTAAGAAGGTGCTGCCGAGTAAGCCGTCACACCCGAGCTTGTCGTGGTGTTGCCTCCCGAAGAGCTTCCATCAATCACTTTGTTAGGTCGCCCGAAAAGGGCTGCTGAATGCGCGTTACATACCGAAAGAACGATCAAGGTAAAGATGATTTTTCTCATAGTCTCATTAGTGTATGAGACACCTCACATTACCCAAAGCCAAAAATAAAAAAGGGTCTCAAAACGAGACCCTTTATTTCCGAAAAATACCGGAGCATCTATATAGTGTTCGCTAGCGGAACTCTATTACCAACCCAAAACGTAACCGAAGATCAAAGGCGCACAGATAGTCGCGTCTGATTCAACGATATAGCTAGGAGTTGTTGGAGCTAGTTTACCCCAAGTGATTTTCTCATTTGGAATAGCACCAGAGTAAGAACCGTATGAAGTTGTAGAATCAGAAATTTGCGCGAAGTAGCTCCAAAGAGGAACATCTTCATGACCCAAGTCCTGCTCAAGCATTGGAACCACGCAAATTGGGAAGTCACCAGCGATACCGCCACCGATTTGGAAGAAACCAACGGGAGCCGCTTTAGAAGCACCCATGTACCACTC
This region of Bdellovibrio sp. BCCA genomic DNA includes:
- a CDS encoding HNH endonuclease signature motif containing protein gives rise to the protein MQVLKRLSNQELEANLKDLVQKERKLLHVILEHIKEIDSRRLYLGRAYSSLYEYLIKEFGYSGSAAMRRIEAARLLNEVPAMAQKIQEGSLNLSQIGELSRSIKEKEKTTGQKVSSLQKRELVAKIESKTTLDTQKELALALDLPVKEFEKQKMQQNESLRLEITLSKEQYQKLLQCKDLAAHLLEQNHKDSSWASLFELLADQYLRKTFRKSHTENSKVETSKEDTAIDVNVHGSATQTNSTTLSRTDAVVNDYNKTLTPKTRKLILQRDACCQYRAPQTGKICQSTYGLQIDHKTSRWIGGGNEARNLQVLCGKHNRYKYNKENGLRSLR
- a CDS encoding MOSC domain-containing protein produces the protein MKIEELYIYPIKSARSQSLKEMKITIEGPDGDRQWMLIDENGKFISQRTLPKLATVEVFHDEASLTIGFQKMFFKISKNSSFQRKVKVQVWNDTFEAALEADLYSQALSQYLGVNCRLVRYAPYSQRRVRSLSMEWKPEVRFADGRPLQILNLKSLEELNSRLPSPVGADRFRANIVYAGNVPYEEEQWKRIKVGEVIFSQPKKCSRCAITTIDQMTGVPSGPEPLKTLATYRREGKDIFFGTLWIPENIGMIKKGDQIEVIE
- a CDS encoding helix-turn-helix domain-containing protein codes for the protein MSLTKSLRRILDDRKITVAQIARQSGVPAKTIYHWLSGQQPRKMEHLFRLCDTLNISVEELYGRQRKNPTKNILPKEVLLQELNAGVYEVILRPLKMTEGP